ATTATATTTTTGCAATTCAGGTAATAACTCGTGCCTAATTTTATTTCTAGTAGCATTTAAGAGTTCATTTGTTTCATCTTCTCGCCACTTAATCTCAAAGTCTTTTGCAAAAGATTCAATTTCCTCTCGAGGGACAGAAAGAAATGGTCTAATAATCCTTTTGTTTTCATTGAAAATTCTAATAGGAGGAATACCTGCTAATCCTGTTACTCCACTTCCCCTTAATAAATTAAAAATTAGTGTTTCAGCATTATCATTTGAATTGTGTGCTACTGCCAATGTTGAAATATCATGATCATTCATCACTTTAGTAAGAAAATTATATCTTGCTGTTCTTGCAGCTTCTTCAATAGTCATTTTCCATTCTTTTGATAACTTGTTTATATCACCTTTCCCTATATAGTATTTCAAACCTAGTTTTCTAGATACTTCAGCTACAAACTGTGCGTCTTTATCAGATTCTAAGCCTCTTAATAAATGGTTAAAATGAGCAACAACTAATTCTAAATTTAGAGTATTTGATAAGTATTTTAGTATAACTAGCATAGTCATAGAATCTATTCCACCACTAACAGCTACAAGCAATTTATCATTTGACCAGATTAAATCATTTCTAGCAATATATTTTTTAACATTCTGATAAAGCAATGATTTGTTTATATCTATCATAATTCTAAGATTTAATAAAATAAAGTTTACAAATTTAAGGTGATAGTATCTTTTAGAACAATGTTTTATAATTCTTACTTATAAAGAAATATTTTAAGTTTGTAGAAATTAATATTGAATAATTATGTCAAAAAGAATTACGATTCTTGGTTCTGGGTTATCAGGTCCTTTATTAGCAACATTTTTAGCTAGAAGAGGTTACCAAATAGATTTATATGAAAAACGTGATGATATGAGAAAAACATCTGTTGAAAGAGGTAGATCGATCAATCTTGCGTTATCAACTAGAGGTATTGCAGCTCTTAAAGCTATAGGTATTGATAAAGAAATACTTGGCTCAGCTATTCCCATGTATTCAAGAATGATCCATACTTTAGATGGGGATTTGGAATCTCAACCTTATGGAAAAGATGGGCAAGCAATTAATTCTGTTTCAAGATCTGGTTTGAATATTGAATTAATGAATATTGCAGAACGCGAACCTAATTTAAAAATTCATTTCGATTTTACTTGTAAGGAAGTTCATTTAAATGATAAAGTTGTAATTTTAGAAAACAATAAAACTGATGAAATAGTTAAAAAAAATGTTGATATTTTAATTGGTACAGATGGATCAAATTCTTCTTTAAGACATTCAATAGAGTCAACTGGAGTTAATACAAAAGTTGTATGGTTAGAGCATGGTTACAAAGAATTAACTATACCTGCTGGCATAAATGGTGAATTTTTATTAGAAAAAAATTCATTACACATTTGGCCCAGACACGAGTTTATGATGATAGCTTTACCAAACCCAGATGCCACATTTACACTAACCCTTTTTGCTCCTTGGGAAGGTGAGAATGGACTTAATTCAATAAAAACAGATGATGATGTATTAAGGTATTTTAATATTTTTTTTAAAGATGCTGTTCCACTTATGCCAACTTTATTAGAAGATTGGAACCGAAACCCTCCTTCAACTTTAGCTACTGTAAGATGTGATAAATGGTATTATGAAGACTGGGCTTTTTTGCTTGGAGATGCCGCTCATGCTGTTGTCCCTTTTTATGGACAAGGTATGAATTGTTGTTTTGAGGATTGTCTTGAGTTAGATAATATAATCTCTAAAATTCTACCTGAAAGTGTTGACGAATGGTGTACTGTGATTGAGAAATATTTTGAGAACAGAAAACCTAATGCTGATGCTATAGCTGATTTAGCACTTCAAAATTTTGTTGAAATGAGAAGTAAAGTTATAAATCCAAAATTTATCAAGAAAAAAGAGATTGATAACATACTTTTTGATTTCTTTCCAGAATTTTGGGTACCTTTATATACCATGGTAACTTTTAGCACTATTCCTTATAGTGATGCTCTAAATAGATCTATTAAACAGGATAATTTTTTGGAAAAAATTGGATATGAGAATATTTTAAATGAAATTAATAAAGGAAAAGATTCATTAGAGAAATTTTTAAAATTAAATTTCTAAATTTTATTTTAGATTTAATTTTGTTTAACAAATTTTAAATTAAAATTATGAAAAATATTTATAGAGAAGTAAACCCAAAGGAAATTCATTTTACTGAATCTCATAAACTACTTCTTTCTGGCGTTTCACCCAGACCAATAGCATTTGTTGGAACTCAAGATTCTTTTGGGAATGATAACTTAGCTCCATTTTCATTTTTTAATGCTTTTGGTGCTAATCCTCCTACAATAGCAATTTCACCTGCTTTAAGAGGTACTGATGGAAAGAAAAAAGATACATTATTAAACATTTTAGAATTAAAAGAATTTACTGTTTCTAATGTTTCTTTCAACATGGTAGAACAAATGTCATTAGCTTCAACAGATTATTCTAAAGGGACTGATGAATTTGTAAAATCTGGATTTTCAAAATTAGAATCAACTATAATAAAACCATTTGGAGTTCTTGAAGCCCCAATGGTGATGGAATGTATTTTGAAACAGCATTTAGAGTTAGGTGGATTGCCTGGTTCTGGTAATTTGTTAATTGGTGAAGTTGTTATGTTTCATGTTAAAGAAGATATGTTTACTGGAAAATATCTTGATTATTCTAAATTAGATTTAGTTGCTAGAATGGGTG
Above is a window of Chlorobiota bacterium DNA encoding:
- a CDS encoding FAD-dependent monooxygenase, which encodes MSKRITILGSGLSGPLLATFLARRGYQIDLYEKRDDMRKTSVERGRSINLALSTRGIAALKAIGIDKEILGSAIPMYSRMIHTLDGDLESQPYGKDGQAINSVSRSGLNIELMNIAEREPNLKIHFDFTCKEVHLNDKVVILENNKTDEIVKKNVDILIGTDGSNSSLRHSIESTGVNTKVVWLEHGYKELTIPAGINGEFLLEKNSLHIWPRHEFMMIALPNPDATFTLTLFAPWEGENGLNSIKTDDDVLRYFNIFFKDAVPLMPTLLEDWNRNPPSTLATVRCDKWYYEDWAFLLGDAAHAVVPFYGQGMNCCFEDCLELDNIISKILPESVDEWCTVIEKYFENRKPNADAIADLALQNFVEMRSKVINPKFIKKKEIDNILFDFFPEFWVPLYTMVTFSTIPYSDALNRSIKQDNFLEKIGYENILNEINKGKDSLEKFLKLNF
- a CDS encoding flavin reductase family protein — protein: MKNIYREVNPKEIHFTESHKLLLSGVSPRPIAFVGTQDSFGNDNLAPFSFFNAFGANPPTIAISPALRGTDGKKKDTLLNILELKEFTVSNVSFNMVEQMSLASTDYSKGTDEFVKSGFSKLESTIIKPFGVLEAPMVMECILKQHLELGGLPGSGNLLIGEVVMFHVKEDMFTGKYLDYSKLDLVARMGGANYSRANFDSVFTLEQPKTQGIGFDNLPEFISKSKNFSKNELAKLASVTALPSNNEVMNFWQDVRKYNNIVSKELLIALNEIDNKNIVDVDNLIQISKHFIHSDVIKAWMILLSIDN